AATAAATTACTTTTGATAAACAAGAGTTTCATTTGGTCTGGAATACAGGCTACACAATAAACAAGAAATTGAAGTATCAACGACCAGCAAATACAACAAACTTGCAAATAGCAGTGAAGTTGtctcacaaaaaatgtactagaactgtaataaaaattcacaaaattttgttacttTTGAGGTATCCAAACAGCACTTCCCTATCACATATTATTATTACAATTTGCGTAGCAACAGTTAATAAGGTCGCCAGTAAGCACATAAGTAAGCACATAATGTGTTGTCGTATAAATAGGGTAAAACTACCAAATTCGGGCAACTACTGTACGACAGACCCTATAttgtcttttcttttgttcgttCGAAccaaacactgaaggtaatgcgaATGCGCAAAAACATGCAGATATCAGGTGAATTTGTGGTGAGTTTAAGGTATATTGATACACATACAGCACGTCGTGAATGTATGTATTAGCGTCATAAGAAATTCACgcgaaagtttggatccgtatttcttgctattcgCTGAGAGTTCACTTTACCTCAGTATGTTTATATGGTTCGAATAAGCGCAATCAAATTTCAGCATAACACTACTTCAACTGATTTTCACGTTGTTTACTCATACAACTTAACAGCACACGTATGTGCacatgttttgtttgtattcgagtggatcagctgaaaagcaactgaaacaaatttcggctcaaatttgcaaagtatataaacgctgaaggtaatgcagcccctcagcggatcagagaaattaaagatccaaactttcaggtgaattcattttcgtatgttgtctaacttagTCTTGTACAACATGACAGCCCCAAATCCTTCCACTTCAtcactaaatacaacttgacgcaaacgaattttatatgaTTGCAATATAACGCCGCTAAATCGATCCAAattcaccactagatgcaacttgacgcaaaccaattcaatacgtgtgcaacatgacggagctaaaattcacctgaaaatttggatccgtgtgtaactgtggatttgcattaccttcagtgtttatatataCTTTGGAAATTTAGTCCTTCCCTGAAATAACGTCGCGAGTAAGCATGTCGTGTAAATAGGGTAAAACTAGCAATTACATTTACCGACTGTAATACGAACCTCCGAGCGAACCTCCTATTGTCTTTCCTTTTGCTCGTCcgtaagaaacaaaaagaaaacgacaATAGAGTGCTCGTATTGAATTGGGTGCTAGTAATTGGTAGTTTTAACCTATGTAACCATGTCACATTAAATAGTAAGAAAACATGAAACCGTAACatgaaatattgttttgaaGACAATTTGATTACTTTGAGGAAAAGAGCACAAAGTGACAATAAAGGTAATTGTTAAGGTTAGCAAAAAACAAAGTCCGTATACAACGAACCATACATTCATTTAAAACACGTCCATTCGCGTGGAACGACTCTATTGGCGCTGATAATACTATTTTTCTGAATCGCAATTTTCCTTTGGGTGAATCTTGTAGTCAAAATTAAAAAGGGAGCAGTGCGAATAAGAGATAATATTGCTAGACACACACTTTGTGAGCAATTGAAGCGATCAATAGTTTTGTGAACTTAATCTTaccaaaattgaaatgaataatCCTGACGCATACAAAAATACGAAAGCTTTACGTGACGACAACCATGCACAGCTTATTGAAGAATTCACTCCCAAATTCAACTGGCGCTCAGATGGCAGAGATTCTGTGCTGGATATCGGATGTGCGGGTATGGTATCTTGTATGGTAGTTCAATCTCGAGGTAATAATTTGTCGTAAATTCTTAGGTGGTAATGTTACATCTGGTCTTATTTTACCTAAATTACCTTCGACCTTTTCGCAATTGATCGGTGTCGATATTAATGACAACATGGTTGACTACGcgacgaaaaataatcaaattccGAAAGTATCGTTCAAGAAACTGGATATCGGAGCTGACATCAGCGAGTTCATGCATGAATATGGTCCATTCGATCATATCATTTCGTTGTTCTGCTTTCATTTGGTACCCGATCAAAAGCTAGCAatacaaaatgtgtataaTCTGCTTGGGACGAATGGTAGTTGTTTTATACACTTCCTGTGTGAATATGACGGTTTCGATGTGTACAAGAAGACGTACCCAAAATGGTCTGAATATATGGTGGACATTGATGATTTTATATCACCGTACCACCGTAGAATAGACCCAGTGAATATGATAaggaaacatttaaaaaatgctGGATTCAGTAGGTACACCGTGGAGGAAAGACGGAAATGGATCGCTTATCACGATGTTCAATCGTTTAAAGGTAAAGTTCGTGTTAACCAATCAAAACTTTATTGATACAACATCCATTCCGTTTCAAGGTGCATTCGCACCAGTCATTCCTTTCTTCAGCCGAATACCAGTGGAAAGACAGGAAGAATATCTTGACGAATATGTCAAGTTCTCATTGGACGTTAAACCAGATCCATTGGCGGAAGTGCAAAATTTCAAGGCTGGGCAAGATGTGAACATATTTGTTGCATATAGAACCGTGGTGGCATTcgcacaaaaataaaaagattatTGACGATTGTGTTCTGATTCTGGGAGTTGGTGTGGTTTTgattatacaaaaatttcgtttaacaaatgacGATCCAGATTTTCATATTCTGCCTTTTTCCTAGATACGTGAAATACGAAATCACAAACCGCAGCAATCCCAAATCAGAAAGCATGGTGTATTTCTAGTTGTTCAAGTTTTCTATTATGCTATCATTATACATTTCAAGGGAAATAAATGGGTCATAACTATCTCTATTCGTTCTTCCACCATTTGATTGAGTAATTTTGATTCTATAGATCAAAGGTAAAGATCGTTTATAGTAAATGTTGgtttaaactaatgaagtagaagaatTTGTTTCAATCAATCGCATCtgtttcgatcaaatgaagtaatagattcaataatAATAGTAATCCTGATGATTTGCTTGAAGTTCGCGAAATATATTTCGATAGCCAACGAGTTGGTATTTGGGTTCATTAACGTTTTACTGAATGGAAAAGGTTTCAGTCTATTACCTacatttaaattacaaaaactttaagaaaattaatagtatattacttccgaggttccaagttgtgtatttgataagtggggtgtgtattccccacttgtcaaataacaacttggaacctcgtaagtacaatgctttacgtgattaggcaatgttaatgaaaatgaaacatgccgtaacacgtaaattTATATaactaaaaaatcaaaatcagtcCGTTTTTGTGTTATAGTCCAAGTCATTCAACAAGGATTCGAATTAACATTGTATGTACAGTCGTTTTTAGCATATCTTATATAGCTTCAACCGTGAGATAACTCGACAGTTCAAGGACATGTTCCTGAGTGGATCAGGAAAGTGGTGACATTAAACTTTGCGTGTGGCTTCTTTCGAAGAGAGAATGTATTAAACTCCCAGCTGGACGTTTTAGAAACGACACACCCTATTTCGTGAAGACACTTATACGAGGTAGtttaatttcgttaaatattttcatatcattttttgaagtttttaaaATGTATAAAGTTAGTAGAGGTCCTTAGCATAAAAATAGTTCACTTTATAGTAGAATGGTGCGCTTTGGACCAGTGATTAATATTGGTAGCCTGAGTCCAAAAAGATTAACACCCCTCAAAAAACCCCACCCCACCACTCACAACCCCTCACCAACGATTTTACTGTAAGGGTCACTtcaatgaattattgtgaagcgTCTGTCAATGCTAGACTGTCGatatggggcttaaacgaAAGGTAAGGGTTcatactttttttatatggTAAAACGCTTTTCAATTTCTCCATTTTCCTCATCAATTTTCCGAGTTTTCcatgaaaatctatgaaatctCAAATATGAAGGGTAGTGaatacgttaaaaaaaaattgtgtctgtATCTTTCTGCAATTTGGTTATCCAATGACTTCCTCgctaatttgacgaaaaaaatttaaataatgtgCCATAGACTAGGAGATACGCTCAGTTTTCCACCAccagaaaatttcattgaaatacttttttacatagaactgATTAAATATACGAGCAATGTCATTGAATTTGCGAGATTATCATAGGAGACTTTACTGACGCATTTATTGAACTCTATGAGAAACCCATACACCATTAACATCAGATCACCCACCACCCACTCCTCCACTATTgaacaaattgtagaaaaattttaaaacagaaAGCAGACTATTTATGAACTTACGAATTTACGCTGTAAATGTTTGGAATATTGCCTGCAATACCTTTTTCAAGGTGACAGTGGAAATAATTAAGAGTAAGTACGTAAAAtactacattttcaaataaatatcgtTGTACAGTTACGCTGCAAAAATGGTGCAGAGGCAGTTTCTGTCTAcgtaataaaaatgattcaaatgtCCCACATTCAGCAATTCTTCACTCACATTCCACATTATGTGGTTTAATTATTTGGATATCTTTTATGAATCAATTATATTACGATGATTTTTGATCGATTCACACAGATCTTGTGATCCATTGTACTACCCTGTcatcataaaaattttgtatccGTTGGACATTGGATAGTGAGATTATCGAGTTTTTTATCAAAAGCAGTTAAGTCCATCATTCTCTTAACTCTTCTAACGTTGGAAGAGGAAATATAGTTGTCTCTTTCTGTCTCACGTTCTATATGAAAATGGTAGATGCTTGAAGATGATTATCGCGAAATAGACCGCCATAGCCGCATCAGACCAATAAACAAAACCAGCCGTGGAGATGATTCCATCAAACTTTCTAGGAACGAAATAATCTCCTAACATCTCCAAACATCTGGTGTACCACTAGTAACCACACTCTTCATTTCATCTCCAACTAACACCATTGCCTTACTCCAGGAGAGCAAATAGGTGCGTATGACTAGCTAATTTCTAGGACCTACAGACGCACCTCGCAGTCCTATGGAGATGGCTGACGTCTTAGGTCTTCGCTAATGATAGCTGATAAGACAACATTATTGCTCTGATCACTGTCCCTATCATATGATTGAAACATTTAGTCCAGGCTTATATTTCACAAAACTAGCCTGTTCGAACGTCACGTTTCTTTGCATTGAATCAACATAACAGCCGAGGCCGGGCACAAAAGCCACTGGCGAACTAGCCACCTTCGAGACCATGATCTTCGGTGCCAAAAATAAGTGACAGCGTGTCCAGATATTGTTTTTTCTGACGTATTTGTTATCGTAATATCATAATGTAGATACATTTATTACGGTATCAGACGAGTATTTTTGATGGTAGAGCAAATCAGATAGTTTCGAGCTTCTCAATGGTAATGTTCCAATAAATcagttgtaaataaaataaagagaaTGTAGTGCTACCAGAAGCTTCATTCATAAACGATATCCAAATAATTAAACCACATAATATGGAATGTGAGTGAAGAATTGCTGAATGTGGGacatttgaatcatttttataaCGTAGACAGAAACTGCCTCTGCACCATTTTTGCAGCGTAACTGTACAacgatatttatttgaaaatgtagtaTTTTACGTACTTACTCTTAATTATTTCCACTGTCACCTTGAAAAAGGTATTGCAGGCAATATTCCAAACATTTACAGCGTAAATTCGTAAGTTCAAAAATAGTCtgctttctattttaaaatttttctacaatttgttcAATAGTGGAGGAGTGGGTGGTGGGTGATCTGATGTTAATGGTGTATGGGTTTCTCCTAGAGTTCAATAAATGCGTCAGTAAAGTCTCCTATGATAATCTAGCAAATTCAAT
Above is a genomic segment from Bradysia coprophila strain Holo2 unplaced genomic scaffold, BU_Bcop_v1 contig_24, whole genome shotgun sequence containing:
- the LOC119077704 gene encoding juvenile hormone acid O-methyltransferase-like, with the protein product MNNPDAYKNTKALRDDNHAQLIEEFTPKFNWRSDGRDSVLDIGCAGGNVTSGLILPKLPSTFSQLIGVDINDNMVDYATKNNQIPKVSFKKLDIGADISEFMHEYGPFDHIISLFCFHLVPDQKLAIQNVYNLLGTNGSCFIHFLCEYDGFDVYKKTYPKWSEYMVDIDDFISPYHRRIDPVNMIRKHLKNAGFSRYTVEERRKWIAYHDVQSFKGAFAPVIPFFSRIPVERQEEYLDEYVKFSLDVKPDPLAEVQNFKAGQDVNIFVAYRTVVAFAQK